A window from Glandiceps talaboti chromosome 15, keGlaTala1.1, whole genome shotgun sequence encodes these proteins:
- the LOC144446125 gene encoding uncharacterized protein LOC144446125 translates to MASVRTNEQLLECFQNYPNLFSLKLEQILEPKQLSRELKSAYEKLKREKKSEPKDTIDEVQRDNLIAFIAMKFEKYSEARQIIESVREKDPENLIALTNQGISLVKQEKIREAKEVLQEIEKLQDEKQYGKGIINARVTIAKAELAYSYSRFGPGYHQIAIENFKEILLEAKDNTVHSNYIVMWSYRLSVVYTRCLKDQNYCEDDNFNADKYYAEVIKLLHPTVTSCELPDFKGKGWVKLAEASNAYSVIPQSLKKRNIKLPDNFSTDDCFEKAVYFAPDDHHVLERVGWYTQQSKRDYDLAISYLKRAVTKLPTACAYHHLGLAYRDKWRQENEEQRNHQGMTGTYRREKRQRYQIRGHVKGRNSSQTFRRQTGQWHPRHESYTVSTQTDHEVHEQLTECSSIPDPNTNDTNPCDQETNIFIRKHDRNEVDCDDNSIRPYKYSGHEIDGHDDKRRIQDSQCDQSSRHCDSGLDRLDQFSEKDDTSSNSDKFRRNSNSTAKQQSTPAGYQTHTTYQGRKKQFSPKPQRKHSHMMKAQNVIDRGNPLLQKAKCYLEKADELAQNGGSCILVDLARVNISLGEDFEGAMDSFCLALGPNVRNTPLDASRVYEQWGLCLIENGQVENGKNLLRKAIESAAKVKYHAIMAFPALEDILKTENETQRSDARPAKELAQLYRLIESYSESLELSEIAYHRDSSDKEIEDLLIDNLNKHGGCNSRLLGTLLKKNGYFITSEMMHCINRKAVNEQSKIALNIPRDIFQDTFAETFNLPSEEFDYDIFVMYGRHDIEFARQVLLSIIEDYLGLDCCFPDRDFEEEADFITECGNAVMKSCCMVIVVSRRFIRDYKDALPLIAEKISQRQHGQLVLCITEDDTNLPDEMKVFPIVECFHLNHVEMSVADDEKLAKLAPIRDNLFQAFTDVSYSQSCSE, encoded by the exons ATGGCGTCTGTAAGAACTAACGAACAACTTCTGGAGTGTTTCCAAAACTACCCAAATTTATTTAGTCTGAAGTTGGAGCAGATATTGGAGCCGAAACAGCTGTCACGTGAGTTAAAAAGTGCCTATGAGAAGCtgaagagagagaaaaagagtGAACCCAAAGATACTATTGATGAGGTACAAAGAGATAATCTGATAGCATTTATTGCTATGAAATTTGAGAAATATTCCGAAGCAAGACAAATAATTGAAAGTGTGCGAGAGAAAGATCCAGAAAATCTCATTGCCTTAACCAACCAAGGAATATCGCTTGTCAAGCAGGAAAAAATTAGGGAGGCTAAGGAAGTACTGCAGGAAATAGAGAAATTGCAGGATGAGAAACAATATGGAAAAGGCATTATCAATGCCAGAGTTACCATTGCCAAGGCAGAATTAGCATATAGTTATTCCAGATTTGGACCAGGATACCACCAAATTGCTATTGAAAACTTCAAGGAAATTTTGTTGGAAGCTAAAGACAATACAGTTCATTCAAACTATATTGTGATGTGGAGTTATCGCCTTTCAGTTGTTTATACAAGGTGCTTAAAGGACCAAAATTACTGTGAAGATGATAACTTCAATGCTGATAAGTATTATGCCGAAGTTATCAAATTGTTACACCCAACTGTAACTTCTTGTGAATTACCTGATTTCAAAGGAAAGGGCTGGGTTAAGTTGGCTGAAGCAAGCAACGCTTACAGTGTCATACCACAGTCTCTAAAAAAGAGGAACATCAAACTACCAGATAATTTCTCCACTGATGACTGTTTTGAGAAAGCTGTCTACTTTGCCCCAGATGATCACCATGTTTTAGAAAGAGTGGGATGGTACACACAACAATCCAAGAGAGATTATGATTTAGCTATCTCCTATCTTAAGAGAGCTGTTACTAAACTACCAACTGCTTGTGCATACCACCATCTGGGATTGGCCTACAGAGACAAATGGAGGCAAGAGAATGAAGAACAAAGAAACCACCAGGGAATGACTGGTACATATAGGAGAGAAAAGAGACAAAGATATCAGATCAGAGGACATGTTAAGGGAAGAAACTCATCACAAACTTTCAGGAGACAAACAG GACAATGGCACCCAAGACATGAAAGTTACACAGTTTCCACTCAAACTGATCATGAAGTTCATGAACAGTTAACAGAATGTTCATCAATACCAGATCCAAACACGAATGATACGAATCCTTGTGATCAAGAGACCAATATCTTTATAAGGAAGCATGACAGAAATGAAGTGGATTGTGATGACAATAGTATAAGACCCTATAAGTACAGTGGACATGAGATCGATGGACATGATGACAAGAGAAGAATACAAGACTCTCAGTGTGACCAAAGTTCCAGGCATTGCGATTCAGGACTTGATAGATTGGACCAGTTCAGTGAAAAGGATGACACTTCCTCCAACTCTGACAAGTTCAGAAGAAACAGCAACTCAACAGCAAAACAGCAATCTACCCCAGCAGGTTATCAGACTCACACTACTTACCAAGGAAGGAAGAAACAGTTTTCACCCAAACCACAACGAAAACATTCTCACATGATGAAAGCTCAAAATGTGATAGACCGTGGTAACCCTTTACTCCAGAAAGCCAAATGTTATCTTGAAAAAGCAGATGAGTTAGCACAAAATGGAGGCAGTTGTATTCTAGTAGATCTTGCAAGGGTTAATATTTCCCTTGGTGAGGACTTTGAAGGTGCTATGGATTCCTTTTGTTTGGCTTTGGGTCCAAATGTACGCAACACTCCCCTGGATGCTTCCAGAGTCTATGAACAATGGGGTCTATGTTTAATTGAAAATGGCCAAGTGGAGAATGGAAAGAATTTACTTAGAAAGGCAATAGAAAGTGCAGCCAAAGTCAAATATCATGCCATAATGGCATTTCCAGCACTAGAAGACATACTGAAGACAGAAAATGAAACACAACGAAGTGATGCCAGACCTGCGAAGGAgctagcacaactgtacaggtTAATTGAAAGCTATTCAGAATCACTAGAGCTGTCAGAGATTGCATATCACAGAGATTCCAGTGATAAAGAAATTGAAGACTTGCTGATAGATAATCTGAACAAACATGGTGGCTGTAATTCCAGACTTTTGGGTACATTGTTGAAGAAAAATGGTTACTTCATCACCTCAGAAATGATGCACTGCATCAATAGAAAAGCTGTGAATGAGCAATCCAAAATAGCTTTAAACATTCCAAGAGACATCTTCCAAGATACCTTCGCAGAAACTTTCAATTTGCCATCTGAAGAATTTGATTATGACATCTTTGTCATGTATGGCCGCCATGATATTGAGTTTGCAAGACAAGTCCTCTTGTCTATTATTGAAGATTATCTTGGTCTCGATTGCTGTTTTCCAGACAGAGATTTTGAGGAAGAGGCAGACTTTATCACTGAATGTGGAAATGCTGTCATGAAGAGCTGTTGCATGGTCATTGTTGTTTCACGTAGATTCATCCGTGATTATAAAGATGCCTTGCCTCTGATAGCTGAGAAAATAAGTCAACGACAACATGGCCAACTTGTGCTCTGTATCACAGAAGATGATACCAATCTACCTGATGAGATGAAAGTTTTCCCCATAGTGGAATGTTTCCATCTGAATCATGTAGAAATGAGTGTTGCTGATGATGAAAAGTTGGCTAAACTTGCTCCAATCCGTGACAACCTATTTCAAGCATTTACAGACGTATCATACAGTCAGAGTTGCAGTGAATAA